In one window of Thalassotalea agarivorans DNA:
- a CDS encoding Fe(3+) ABC transporter substrate-binding protein, with translation MLKKLLIAALLMPALFAQAAEEVNVYSYRQAYLVEPLFAEFTKQTGIKVNVVFAKKGMAERLEREGKHSPADVLLTTDISRLIELHEKGLLQVNEDATITAAIPAQYRSNDNTWFALTTRARNIYSAKKLGDLTLNYEDLADPKWAGRICTRSGKHPYNVALVSSMIAAHGEADTLTWLKKVKANLARKPQGNDRGQVQAISQNLCDLSLGNSYYFGKMLNDDKQKVWADAVNINFPNQENRGTHVNISGMGMAKFSPNADNAKALMTFLVSEQAQQMYAETNMEYPVRMGVKVSDLVASWGDFKADTLPLETIAKHRKTALKLLDQAKFDL, from the coding sequence ATGCTTAAAAAACTATTGATTGCAGCGCTATTAATGCCTGCGCTGTTTGCGCAAGCAGCAGAAGAAGTAAACGTATATTCTTATCGTCAAGCCTACCTTGTTGAGCCATTGTTTGCTGAATTTACTAAACAAACTGGTATTAAAGTGAATGTCGTTTTTGCCAAGAAAGGTATGGCGGAAAGGCTAGAGCGTGAAGGTAAGCATAGTCCAGCAGATGTGCTTCTAACAACAGACATTAGCCGTTTAATTGAGCTACATGAAAAAGGCTTGTTGCAAGTCAACGAAGACGCAACAATTACGGCAGCTATTCCTGCGCAATACCGTTCAAATGACAACACATGGTTCGCGTTAACAACACGTGCTCGTAATATTTACTCTGCTAAAAAATTAGGCGACTTAACGCTTAATTATGAAGATCTAGCCGATCCTAAATGGGCAGGTCGTATTTGTACTCGCAGTGGTAAGCACCCTTATAATGTTGCGCTAGTATCTTCTATGATTGCGGCTCATGGCGAAGCAGACACGTTAACCTGGTTGAAAAAAGTTAAAGCAAATTTAGCGCGTAAGCCTCAAGGCAACGATCGTGGTCAGGTTCAGGCTATTTCACAAAACTTATGTGATTTATCGTTGGGCAATAGCTACTACTTTGGCAAAATGCTTAATGATGACAAACAAAAAGTATGGGCTGATGCCGTTAACATTAACTTCCCTAACCAAGAAAATCGTGGCACCCACGTGAATATTTCAGGTATGGGTATGGCTAAGTTCTCGCCTAACGCAGACAATGCAAAAGCGCTAATGACTTTCTTAGTATCAGAGCAAGCACAGCAAATGTATGCAGAAACAAATATGGAATACCCAGTGCGTATGGGCGTGAAAGTCTCTGATCTAGTTGCTTCTTGGGGTGATTTTAAAGCGGATACATTACCGCTTGAAACCATCGCTAAACATCGTAAAACAGCACTTAAACTATTAGACCAGGCTAAATTCGATCTGTGA
- a CDS encoding ABC transporter permease: MKLDSTRYNIAVWLIALALFAPVLVMVVEGLFSSSALLPHLWDTVLPTYIKNTLLLAVLVVFFALLFGIPSALLISFTNIKGKGILRWLLMLPLAMPAYLIAYLYTDLFDYAGPVQRYLRAFFDWQSPADYYFFDIRTITGASIMLALVLYPYIYLLARTAFDNQDQNQLNAARNLGLNAKQALLKVAVPLARPAIAVGVTLVAMETLADFATVQYFAVNTLTTAIYDTWLGYGDLASANLMASVLMMLILTVVVLEHRARAQQRHQSNRVAKQSAPIQLSLKGQIFANLFCWLLVGAGFLLPFVMLIDMSISYIEYARFETIKQAAINSFQLAVYTATVAVLLAILFAIYKRFSTSNGARFPLQISSFGYAIPGTVLAMALLSTLGPADNYLNYAIAALGFEEPGLLLSGTMFALVFALVVRFAAIANGALESGMAKIPQTLDLAPSSLGVSFKCAVTQIHLPLLKPSILVAWLMVFVEAMKELPAVLVLRPFNFDTLSTYIYQLISDEQLEQGAIGAVFIVVVGLIPVIWLNKEKQ, from the coding sequence GTGAAATTAGATTCAACTCGCTATAACATAGCCGTTTGGTTAATTGCACTGGCGCTTTTTGCGCCAGTGTTAGTTATGGTGGTTGAAGGTCTCTTTTCTTCGTCCGCACTATTGCCACATTTGTGGGATACAGTGCTACCAACCTACATAAAAAATACCCTGTTACTTGCTGTCTTGGTGGTGTTTTTCGCATTGCTCTTTGGCATTCCATCAGCATTGCTTATAAGTTTTACCAATATCAAAGGTAAAGGCATTCTGCGCTGGTTGCTGATGTTGCCGCTAGCAATGCCCGCTTATTTAATTGCCTATTTGTATACCGATTTATTCGATTACGCCGGCCCTGTTCAGCGCTATCTTCGCGCCTTTTTCGATTGGCAGTCTCCTGCTGATTATTACTTTTTCGATATTAGAACCATCACTGGTGCAAGTATAATGTTGGCACTCGTGTTGTACCCCTATATTTATCTTTTGGCTCGCACAGCCTTTGATAACCAAGATCAAAACCAGCTCAACGCGGCCAGAAACTTAGGGCTTAATGCAAAACAAGCCTTGTTAAAAGTTGCTGTACCTTTAGCTAGGCCTGCAATAGCTGTAGGGGTAACACTTGTTGCAATGGAAACACTTGCCGATTTTGCAACCGTGCAATATTTTGCAGTTAATACACTGACTACGGCAATTTATGATACTTGGCTTGGCTATGGCGACCTTGCTTCAGCAAATCTCATGGCTAGTGTTTTAATGATGTTAATTTTGACTGTGGTGGTATTGGAGCATAGAGCGCGAGCGCAGCAACGTCATCAATCCAATCGGGTGGCAAAGCAGTCGGCGCCAATTCAGCTCAGTTTAAAAGGCCAAATCTTTGCTAATCTATTTTGCTGGTTACTTGTTGGCGCAGGGTTTCTTTTACCTTTTGTCATGCTAATTGATATGAGTATTTCATACATTGAATATGCGCGATTTGAAACCATTAAGCAGGCGGCAATCAATAGCTTCCAATTGGCAGTCTACACAGCAACCGTTGCCGTTTTACTAGCGATCTTATTTGCCATCTACAAGCGTTTTAGCACCAGCAATGGCGCAAGGTTTCCGCTTCAGATTTCAAGCTTTGGCTACGCAATACCGGGTACAGTGTTAGCTATGGCGCTATTATCGACGCTTGGTCCAGCCGATAATTATCTTAATTACGCCATCGCCGCGCTAGGTTTTGAGGAGCCAGGGCTGTTACTATCAGGTACTATGTTTGCATTAGTTTTTGCGCTTGTGGTTAGGTTTGCTGCAATAGCAAACGGCGCTCTAGAAAGTGGCATGGCTAAAATTCCACAAACATTAGATTTAGCGCCGTCGAGTTTAGGCGTATCGTTTAAATGCGCGGTTACACAAATACATTTACCCTTGTTAAAGCCGTCTATATTAGTTGCATGGCTTATGGTATTTGTAGAAGCTATGAAAGAGTTACCCGCAGTACTTGTATTGAGGCCTTTTAATTTTGATACGTTAAGCACCTACATATATCAATTGATCAGTGATGAGCAATTGGAGCAAGGTGCTATAGGTGCAGTATTTATTGTTGTCGTTGGGTTAATCCCGGTCATTTGGTTAAATAAAGAAAAGCAGTGA
- a CDS encoding ABC transporter ATP-binding protein, producing the protein MSDILVINELTVELQQQTIIADLSMSLQQGQILGLVGPSGCGKTTLLNAIAGFVDQQKGEIVLDTHIRISQKTPVPAEKRHVGMIFQDYALFPHLTVEKNIAFGIQTLPAQQQADRIARLVELLSLVGQEKKYPHQLSGGQQQRVAIARALATQPKLLLLDEPFSNIDARLRSELMVEMRALLKKLNISAIFVTHNKDEVFTFADQMAVMDNGQILQMGPPAQLSKHPNSWLVADFLQLGSWLPIDVKGNVADSVLGQLPIDEKDQLNGKYSLLLKPQDVMISADSQANIVIKHIGVTEYGFHYIADSLDQNNSLAFKQLSFYSETQYQLHQQLTAQVALHKFVVFASS; encoded by the coding sequence ATGAGTGATATTCTTGTAATTAATGAATTAACAGTTGAGTTACAGCAACAAACGATCATTGCTGACTTGTCTATGTCATTGCAGCAAGGGCAGATACTAGGCCTTGTCGGTCCAAGTGGATGCGGCAAAACAACACTACTTAATGCCATTGCAGGGTTTGTTGACCAGCAAAAGGGCGAGATTGTGCTTGATACCCATATTCGTATTAGCCAAAAAACACCTGTGCCGGCAGAAAAACGTCATGTTGGTATGATATTTCAGGACTATGCGCTGTTTCCTCACTTAACGGTGGAAAAGAACATCGCCTTTGGTATTCAAACCTTGCCGGCACAACAACAAGCTGATCGTATCGCCCGTTTGGTCGAATTGCTTTCACTTGTTGGCCAGGAGAAAAAATATCCTCACCAATTATCGGGTGGACAACAACAGAGAGTAGCTATAGCTCGTGCGTTGGCGACGCAACCTAAATTATTGCTGTTAGATGAACCGTTTTCGAACATCGATGCAAGATTGCGCAGTGAACTGATGGTTGAGATGAGGGCGTTGCTGAAAAAATTAAATATTAGCGCAATATTTGTCACCCACAACAAAGATGAAGTGTTCACCTTTGCAGACCAAATGGCAGTTATGGACAATGGTCAAATATTACAAATGGGTCCGCCAGCACAGTTAAGCAAACATCCAAACTCTTGGCTTGTGGCAGACTTTTTGCAATTGGGCAGTTGGTTACCTATTGATGTAAAAGGCAATGTTGCTGATTCAGTGTTAGGCCAATTACCTATTGACGAAAAAGACCAATTAAACGGCAAATATTCCTTATTATTAAAGCCTCAAGATGTTATGATCAGCGCCGATTCGCAAGCGAATATTGTGATCAAACATATTGGCGTAACAGAATATGGTTTCCACTATATTGCCGACAGTTTAGACCAAAACAACTCGCTCGCTTTCAAGCAATTAAGTTTTTACAGTGAAACGCAGTATCAATTGCATCAACAATTAACCGCGCAGGTAGCACTTCATAAGTTTGTCGTCTTTGCTTCATCTTAA
- the mraZ gene encoding division/cell wall cluster transcriptional repressor MraZ, producing MFRGTSAITLDSKNRITIPTKYREELVADCQGKMVCTVDIQHPCLLLYPLPEWEEIELKLTKLSSMNPQERLLQQVLLGNASDVEMDKSGRLLINGPLRNHASLEKNIMLVGQLKKFEIWSESAWQEQMQSGINKIQSGEIELTERLLDLSL from the coding sequence ATGTTTAGAGGCACCAGTGCGATCACGCTCGACAGCAAGAACCGTATCACGATACCAACCAAGTATCGTGAAGAGCTTGTTGCCGATTGCCAAGGCAAAATGGTGTGTACTGTTGATATTCAACATCCCTGTCTTCTACTTTATCCGCTCCCAGAATGGGAAGAAATAGAATTAAAACTCACCAAGTTGTCTAGCATGAATCCGCAAGAACGTTTGTTACAACAAGTGTTACTTGGCAACGCATCTGACGTTGAAATGGATAAAAGCGGCCGTCTTTTAATTAATGGTCCGCTTAGAAATCACGCCAGTTTAGAAAAAAACATCATGCTAGTTGGTCAATTAAAAAAATTCGAAATTTGGAGTGAGTCGGCTTGGCAGGAGCAGATGCAAAGTGGCATCAATAAGATCCAGTCAGGCGAGATTGAATTAACAGAGCGTTTACTTGACTTGTCACTGTAA